The region AGGACTTGGTTTTTTACTGAAAGGATTTCCTGCATATCTGTTCTGGGGGTTAACTTTTATATCTTTTATTATTTATAGAAGGAATTGGAAAGATCTTTTTAATGTGTATATATGGACAGCGGGGTTCTCAGCATTAGTAATTCCTGTCATTTGGATACTGAATACAGATAATCCTAAGTTTTTTTTGCAGAGACTTCTTTTTGAAAGTTTAAATAGAACTGAAGGAAGTTCAGAACTAACAAAATTACTTTTACATTTTATTGAATATCCCTTGCTGAATTTTAAACAGCTTTTACCTGCCAGTTTAATAGTTCTTATCTTGCTGATTATAGCTTATAAAAACAAGATCAAAATCCAGTTTCCGTCCCAGATCAGACTTTTGGTGTTTGTAGTTTTAATAAATTATATGCCTTACTTTTTAGCTGTTCACAGCAGAGGTAGATATATAATTCCACTTTTTCCTATCATAGCGATAATTTTTGCGTATATAATCTCAAATACTGGAAAAGATAAATGGATCAAGATCACTGTATTGACTGCTTCATTTTTGATCATAACCAGATTTTTAGTTGGTTATATTGGTTTTCCTCTGATTATGGAAAAAAAAGCATCAAGAAAAAATGTTGCTTATGACATATCTAAGACGATAGATTTATCAAAAAAGATAGCCTGTGACTGTAAAAGTGAAAAAACTGTGTGTGTTTATCTTGATTTTATAAAAGGAAAGGCTCTGAAAACATCTAAACATATACCTGACTGGGAATACCTGATTGACTGCTCAAATGGGAAAAAAGGTGAACTGTTAAAAGGTTACGACCTTCACGGGAAAATGCTCAAACTGTATAAAAGGAAGAAATGATATACAGGGTCATAACTGCTCACTTAATAATAGTGTTCCTGAAGGTGTTTTACACGCTTTTAAACATTACCGATCTTTCAACAGAGGAGGCACAGTACTGGGTATGGTCAAAAAACCTTGATATAGGTTATTACTCAAAGCCTCCCTTGATCGCTTATATGAACTTTATCTCAACATCAATTTTTGGGGATACAGAGTTAGGAGTCAGGATAAATGCTATACTTATTGGTTTTTTGATAGGTATTGTTGTTTTTCTGTTTGTGAAGGATCTTTTTAAAGATGAAGATCTCGCTTTTTTCTCATCTATTTTTATAATAGGTGTTCCTGCTTACCAGATAGGAAGCTACATATTTTTGACTGATTCCCCCCTTGCTCTTTTCTGGCTTCTTACTGTTTATATGTTTTACAAAGCTGTTAATGAAAACAGACCTTATCAATGGATACTTACAGGGTTTTTTGCAGGATTAGGGTTTTTATCAAAATTTCTTATAGTTCTTTTTCTTCCGCCGGCTCTGTTATTCCTGATTTTTTACAGAAAGGAGATATTTAAGGAAAAATGGTTTTATATATCTGTTGGGATAGCCTCTTTGTTTACAGTTCCGGTTTTAATATGGAACTTTCAGAATGATTTTGTCACTTTCAAGCATGTTTTTAATCTTGGTGAGGCTAAAAGGGAAATCTCATTCCAGAAATCTATCAGTTATATAGCCGAGTATATAGGATCACAGATAGGGATAAACTCTGTTTTTCTTTTTCCATTTTTTGCTTATGCCCTTTACAGGGGATTTGCTGACAGAAGAGATACAAAAATATTTTATCTGTGGATTTTCCCTGTTTTTGTATTTTTGGTTTTTCTTTATATATCAAGGAAAAAAGGTATCGAGGCTAACTGGCCAGCTTTTTCATACGCTACCCTTTACATTCTTGGGGCTTATTATGTTTACAAAAAAAGATGGTTCAGATCTTTTGCAGCTGCCTTTTTGCTTTCTGTATGGAGTATCTTAACACTTTTTTACCCTTTTTATCTTGACAAAATCGGACTTGGGAAACTTTATCCTCCAAAAATAGACCCTATTCACAGAATGACCGGCTGGGAAGGGCTTGGGAAAAAGGTGTCTGAAATAGTTAGAGACTTAAAAACAGATAAATATTTTGTTTTCTCAAGAAACTACCATATAGCATCACAGCTGTGGTTTTACATGGAAGGTAACCCAAGGGTTTACACTGTTGTTATAAGCAGGAGAATGAACCAGTTTGATCTGTGGCCGGGGATTGAGCAGTTTGAAGGAAAAGGATATACAGGGATTTATGTCACATACAGTGGTCTTCATACAAAGGTAAAAAATTCATTCAGAAAAGTAAAAGCCCACTACAGTTATGATATTATTTATCGTGGCTGGAAATATAAAACAATTCATATATATGTGCTGGAAGATCTTATTAAACTTCAGCAGGACAGGATAGAAAGATACTGATGGAAAGAAAAAATCTCAGATTTTTATGGCAGACTTACAGGTCTTACTGGCCTTTAATACTCCTTGCTGTAATTGGTTCTGTTTTGGAATCAGGTGCCCTGGCAGGTCTGGCTTACATAGTAAAAAATGTTGTTGATGATGTTTTTGTTGCAAAAAGTTATGAAAAGCTGGTCTATATCGTCTTTATCCTTATTGGGCTTGCTTTAGCAAAACAGGTGGGATTTTTTCTTAAAAATTTTATTTATCCGGTTGTTATATTCAGGGCATTGAGAGTTCTAAGAGAAAAAATATACAGCAGGATTATTAATGCCCACCCTTCTTTTTTTAGGAGAACTTCCCCCGGTGATCTGATAAGCAGATCAACATCTGATGTTGAAAGGTTCGGGGAGATCTGTTCAACAATAGGAACAAACATCATAACAGAAACATTTACGGTGATAGGAATAATAGGGGTGCTTATTTATAGGGACTGGAAGATGTTTCTGATCTTTTTATTTGCTGTTCCTTTTCTCGCTGTTGCTTTAAATTATTTTGGGGAAAAAAGAAAAAAATACTCAAGAAAATTGCAGGAGAGCTTTTCATCTTACATACAGCATCTTAATCAGATAATATCAGGAATAGAGGTGGTTAAGCTTTTTAAAAAAAAGATATTCCTGAGAGTTTTTAATAAAATTAATCAAAACCTATACCACAGACAGAAAAAAAACATACTTTATGAAACTGTTTATCTGTCTTCTGTTGAGGTGATAGCCTATACAGCAACAGCTGGGATAATTTTTTATGGGGGATTAAGAATAATAAAAGGAGAAATAACCCCCGGCGATTTCTTTTCTTTCTTAGGAGGAGTTCTTATTCTCGTAAACTCTTTGCAGATTTTACAAAGAGGTCTGGTAAATTTAAAAGCCCTTTCCCCTGTGGTAGAAAGAATTCTTTTTGTTTTAAACATTCCACAAGAAGAAAACAAAGGGGTCAGGTTTGAAGGTCTGAAAAAAGAAATTGTTTACGACAAAGTTTCTTTAAACATAGAGGGAAATCAGATACTGAAAAATATTAACCTGAAAATCAAAAAAGGTGAAAAAGTTGCCGTTATAGGACAGACAGGTTCTGGAAAATCAACCCTTGTAAAGATACTTCCTGCCTTGATAACAGAGTATGATGGGAAGGTTCTGTTAGACAGCGTAGAACTAAAAGAGTATTCTGTTTTTTCACTGAGGGAAAAAATTGGCATGGTTTCACAAGATGTGTTCATATTCAACGACACATTAAGGAACAACCTTCTTATAGCCAAGCCTGACGCAACAGATCAGGAGCTTATAGAGGTCCTCAAAAAAGCAAAGGCTGATTTTGTTTTTAATCTGGAGAAAGGTCTTGATACCGTGCTGGGAGAAAAAGGTTCAAGGCTGTCAGGAGGGGAAAGACAAAGAATATCCCTTGCAAGGATATTTTTAAAGGATCCTGACATTCTTATATTTGATGAAGCAACATCAGCCCTTGACGTTGAAACGGAAGAACTGGTAATGGAAGAGATAAGTAAATATTTCAAAGATAAAACCGTTATTCTAATAACCCACAGGCTCAAACTTCTGGAAATAACAGACAGAATAGTTGTTATGGAAAACGGTCAGATTGTTGAGGAGGGAACAAAGGATCAGCTTATAGAAAAAAAGGGTGTTTTTTACAGGTTTTTAACAATTTCATCTAACTGATGGTAAAATACTATCCTAAATTTCCAGTTAAGGAGGAAGGTTGTTTTATATATTTCTTATTGTTTTTGTGGGACTGATCCTTTATTTGGAGTTTAGACCTTTCAAAAAGATTTCCATCGTAGAAAATGACATAGAAGAAGGGAACTTCCAGTTTCCTGAAGATATTTTCAAATACAATGTAATAGCCCACATACACACCCAGTTTTCTTTTGACTCTCTGGGTAAACCTTCAGACATAAAAAAAGCTATGGAAGAAAACGGTATAGATTTTGTTTTTGTAACGGACCACGACAATGATGATTACAGATTTTTTGAAGATGAAAAGGTTTTTGCAGGAGTAGAAAAAAACACTCCGGAAGGGAGACTACTTCTTCTTGGAAACAGCCTCCCTGTTATATCCCACCCTAACAATTTTGAGTTTGAACATTACAGGTGGAAAGGAGAGTTTAAAAAGGAATACCTATACGAGTTAATAAATATCAAAGACGGTATCGTATGGAACAAGATGCTCTCTGTGATATGTCTGATAAAAAATGTGTTGATTCTGCCTTTTACAAGAAACCTGCTTCACAAATGGAACGCACTTATACCACTTGAAAAATGGATCAGACTGTATTATGCAAGAGCTAAAGGTTTGAAAATAATAGGAGGTCTTGATCTTCACATAAAGGTTGTTTATCAGGAACATACACATGGTCTGCTTATACCTTCATACCGTCAGGGTTTTAAATGGCTCGTTAATCAGGTTTATTCAAAGGTGGCTATAAAAAGCAAACAACAGATTATTGAGGCATTAAAAAAGGGGAATATGCATATATCCTTAAAGCAAAAGTATGGGGATTTCTGGGCTGAGTATGAAGGAAATATATATCTCTTAGGAGATAAAATTCCAGTTAACTCAGTTCTTGCCTGCAGTTTTCCCTGCAAAAAAACCATAAAAATCCTAAAACATGAAAACAAACCTGTTGTGATAACCCGAAAAGATAGCTTTTCATATACAGTAAGGGAAAAAGGGTTTTATCACTTTGAGGTCTATGAGTTCGACTTCAGGATTGGAAATTTATATTTTGGATTTAGACCTGTTGCTATAACCAATCTGTTTGAGGTTGATAATGTCTGAAAAAAGAATAATACCGCCGAACTGGGAGATAAAAATAAAGTGGAATGTTAGACTGTTTAAAGCTGTAAACAGCAGAAGAAGTCCATATCTTGATAAATTTTACAGATATTTTTTCAGACTTGGAAAAAGCTATACCTTGCCTTTATTTTTGCCTGTTTTTTTTATCTATGGCAAATGGGAAGCTCTAATTCATCTTACTACTTCTCTTTTATTAACAGGAATAATCATGCCGGTCATTAAATATACATTTCGTCATCAAAGACCCTCAAAACTCCTTGATGATGTTTAT is a window of Persephonella sp. DNA encoding:
- a CDS encoding ABC transporter ATP-binding protein, with product MERKNLRFLWQTYRSYWPLILLAVIGSVLESGALAGLAYIVKNVVDDVFVAKSYEKLVYIVFILIGLALAKQVGFFLKNFIYPVVIFRALRVLREKIYSRIINAHPSFFRRTSPGDLISRSTSDVERFGEICSTIGTNIITETFTVIGIIGVLIYRDWKMFLIFLFAVPFLAVALNYFGEKRKKYSRKLQESFSSYIQHLNQIISGIEVVKLFKKKIFLRVFNKINQNLYHRQKKNILYETVYLSSVEVIAYTATAGIIFYGGLRIIKGEITPGDFFSFLGGVLILVNSLQILQRGLVNLKALSPVVERILFVLNIPQEENKGVRFEGLKKEIVYDKVSLNIEGNQILKNINLKIKKGEKVAVIGQTGSGKSTLVKILPALITEYDGKVLLDSVELKEYSVFSLREKIGMVSQDVFIFNDTLRNNLLIAKPDATDQELIEVLKKAKADFVFNLEKGLDTVLGEKGSRLSGGERQRISLARIFLKDPDILIFDEATSALDVETEELVMEEISKYFKDKTVILITHRLKLLEITDRIVVMENGQIVEEGTKDQLIEKKGVFYRFLTISSN
- a CDS encoding glycosyltransferase family 39 protein — protein: MFYTLLNITDLSTEEAQYWVWSKNLDIGYYSKPPLIAYMNFISTSIFGDTELGVRINAILIGFLIGIVVFLFVKDLFKDEDLAFFSSIFIIGVPAYQIGSYIFLTDSPLALFWLLTVYMFYKAVNENRPYQWILTGFFAGLGFLSKFLIVLFLPPALLFLIFYRKEIFKEKWFYISVGIASLFTVPVLIWNFQNDFVTFKHVFNLGEAKREISFQKSISYIAEYIGSQIGINSVFLFPFFAYALYRGFADRRDTKIFYLWIFPVFVFLVFLYISRKKGIEANWPAFSYATLYILGAYYVYKKRWFRSFAAAFLLSVWSILTLFYPFYLDKIGLGKLYPPKIDPIHRMTGWEGLGKKVSEIVRDLKTDKYFVFSRNYHIASQLWFYMEGNPRVYTVVISRRMNQFDLWPGIEQFEGKGYTGIYVTYSGLHTKVKNSFRKVKAHYSYDIIYRGWKYKTIHIYVLEDLIKLQQDRIERY
- a CDS encoding glycosyltransferase family 39 protein, yielding MDRLKSIIFLILLGLLSFFPNINLYEFRGEESLRVIVAYEMNDSGDYFQPHFLGDLYFNKPPLFNWLILVSSKFIPWSELTARIVTIVSLALTILLIYIFSQRLFKDKTVSLLSGLVYLTFVDILFWYGYLAEIDVTLAFFVFLMFIFQYIGYFENKKLFILLSGFVAGLGFLLKGFPAYLFWGLTFISFIIYRRNWKDLFNVYIWTAGFSALVIPVIWILNTDNPKFFLQRLLFESLNRTEGSSELTKLLLHFIEYPLLNFKQLLPASLIVLILLIIAYKNKIKIQFPSQIRLLVFVVLINYMPYFLAVHSRGRYIIPLFPIIAIIFAYIISNTGKDKWIKITVLTASFLIITRFLVGYIGFPLIMEKKASRKNVAYDISKTIDLSKKIACDCKSEKTVCVYLDFIKGKALKTSKHIPDWEYLIDCSNGKKGELLKGYDLHGKMLKLYKRKK
- a CDS encoding phosphatase PAP2 family protein, with the protein product MSEKRIIPPNWEIKIKWNVRLFKAVNSRRSPYLDKFYRYFFRLGKSYTLPLFLPVFFIYGKWEALIHLTTSLLLTGIIMPVIKYTFRHQRPSKLLDDVYLLEPVGFKSFPSADAAYAFTLFSVMLFYGSWWIILIMLVYALLIGYGRVYMGAHFPLDVIVGSFIGLSAGICGYFLLAPVESILLDIFSNFQH
- a CDS encoding PHP domain-containing protein translates to MFYIFLIVFVGLILYLEFRPFKKISIVENDIEEGNFQFPEDIFKYNVIAHIHTQFSFDSLGKPSDIKKAMEENGIDFVFVTDHDNDDYRFFEDEKVFAGVEKNTPEGRLLLLGNSLPVISHPNNFEFEHYRWKGEFKKEYLYELINIKDGIVWNKMLSVICLIKNVLILPFTRNLLHKWNALIPLEKWIRLYYARAKGLKIIGGLDLHIKVVYQEHTHGLLIPSYRQGFKWLVNQVYSKVAIKSKQQIIEALKKGNMHISLKQKYGDFWAEYEGNIYLLGDKIPVNSVLACSFPCKKTIKILKHENKPVVITRKDSFSYTVREKGFYHFEVYEFDFRIGNLYFGFRPVAITNLFEVDNV